The proteins below are encoded in one region of Flavobacteriales bacterium:
- the tyrS gene encoding tyrosine--tRNA ligase, translated as MIMDFVEELKWRGMIHDIMPGTQEQLQKEMTTAYIGFDPTADSLHIGSLVQIMILVHLQRCGHKPIALMGGATGMVGDPSGKSKERNMLSEEVLQHNLNSVQKQMERFLDFDCGAKSAEIVNNYNWFKEFSFLDFIREAGKHISINYMLAKDSVKSRLETGMSFTEFSYQLVQGYDFYWLYKNKNCKIQLGGSDQWGNITTGTEFIRRKDGGTAFAVTTPLLKKADGGKFGKTEEGNVWLDKRLTSPYKFYQFWLNSSDEDVKNYIRIFTLLTKEEIEDLEKQHDEVPHQRLLQKTLAEDITKRVHSEEDLQAAITASNILFGKSTSDDLMSLDEETFLSVFEGVPQFEVNSSDLEGDILDFLADKTQVFSSKGEARRMIQSNAVSINKIKITADKTLSTDELISNKYLLIQKGKKNYFMVIVNGKSLSQ; from the coding sequence ATAATAATGGACTTTGTAGAAGAATTAAAATGGAGAGGTATGATACACGATATCATGCCAGGCACTCAGGAGCAATTGCAAAAAGAAATGACAACTGCTTATATAGGATTTGATCCAACAGCAGACTCTCTCCATATTGGGTCATTAGTTCAGATAATGATATTAGTACACCTTCAGCGATGTGGTCATAAGCCTATTGCACTTATGGGTGGAGCAACAGGAATGGTAGGTGATCCTTCTGGCAAATCCAAAGAAAGAAATATGTTGTCGGAAGAAGTATTGCAGCATAACTTGAACAGTGTACAAAAACAAATGGAGCGTTTTTTAGATTTTGACTGTGGTGCAAAATCAGCCGAAATAGTCAATAATTACAATTGGTTTAAAGAGTTTAGTTTTTTAGATTTCATTAGAGAAGCAGGTAAGCATATCTCTATAAACTATATGTTAGCCAAAGATTCTGTAAAATCTCGTTTGGAAACAGGAATGAGCTTTACAGAATTTAGTTATCAGTTGGTTCAAGGTTATGATTTTTATTGGTTGTATAAAAATAAAAACTGCAAAATACAGCTAGGAGGCTCTGACCAATGGGGTAATATTACCACAGGTACTGAATTCATCAGACGTAAAGATGGTGGAACTGCTTTTGCTGTGACCACACCTTTATTAAAAAAGGCGGATGGAGGTAAATTTGGTAAAACAGAGGAAGGCAATGTATGGTTGGACAAACGACTAACTTCACCTTATAAGTTTTATCAATTTTGGTTGAATTCTTCTGATGAAGATGTTAAAAATTACATCCGTATTTTTACGCTACTAACTAAAGAAGAAATAGAAGATCTTGAAAAACAACACGATGAAGTTCCACATCAAAGGTTACTGCAAAAGACCTTAGCTGAAGATATTACAAAACGCGTACATTCAGAAGAAGATTTACAAGCAGCGATTACAGCATCTAATATTCTTTTTGGTAAATCAACATCGGATGATTTAATGTCTTTAGACGAAGAAACTTTTCTGTCTGTTTTTGAAGGTGTTCCACAGTTTGAAGTTAACTCGTCTGATTTAGAGGGCGATATTCTTGATTTTCTAGCGGATAAAACTCAAGTTTTTTCTTCTAAAGGTGAAGCTCGAAGAATGATACAGAGTAATGCGGTAAGCATCAATAAAATAAAAATTACTGCTGATAAAACACTTTCTACTGACGAACTGATTTCTAATAAGTATTTACTTATCCAAAAAGGTAAAAAGAATTACTTTATGGTGATTGTAAATGGAAAATCACTGAGCCAATAG
- a CDS encoding NAD-dependent epimerase/dehydratase family protein, with protein sequence MIFLTGGTGLVGAHILLKLTENGQKVKALKRQKSSLAVVENIFSHYKKRNLLNSIEWIDGDLMDIFSLEEGMKDCNMVIHCAAIVSFNPKHFDQMMKQNVEGTANIVNVCLSQNIQKLGYVSSIATLGSAEENKTRTEEDYWREGKVNTQYAISKYLSEQEVWRGVEEGLDSIIVNPSVILGPGDWTKGSSQMFEKVWSGLKFYSTGSTGYVDVLDVAECLIKLLKSDIVNERFILNSEQMKYRDIFDEIAENLNKPKPHIKVTPFLKEVAWRVEWLKSIFTNKSPLVTKETANTAMKNKSFSNQKIVTALNYTFIPISNSIKRYSKWFLDEHTNS encoded by the coding sequence ATGATATTTTTAACAGGTGGTACAGGTTTAGTTGGAGCACACATACTCCTAAAGTTAACCGAAAATGGACAAAAAGTAAAAGCTTTAAAAAGGCAAAAAAGCTCTTTAGCTGTCGTTGAAAATATTTTTTCACACTATAAAAAAAGGAATTTATTGAACTCTATTGAATGGATAGATGGCGATCTGATGGATATATTCTCGTTGGAAGAAGGCATGAAAGACTGTAATATGGTCATTCATTGTGCCGCTATTGTTTCTTTCAATCCAAAACATTTTGATCAAATGATGAAGCAGAATGTGGAAGGAACAGCTAATATTGTCAATGTATGCCTGTCGCAGAACATCCAAAAATTAGGTTACGTCAGCTCTATTGCTACTCTAGGAAGTGCCGAAGAAAATAAAACTAGGACAGAAGAGGATTATTGGAGAGAAGGTAAAGTAAATACTCAATACGCTATTAGCAAATATCTTTCTGAGCAAGAGGTTTGGCGAGGTGTTGAAGAGGGCTTGGATTCTATAATTGTAAATCCATCCGTTATATTAGGACCAGGCGATTGGACAAAGGGCAGCTCACAAATGTTTGAAAAAGTGTGGAGTGGCTTAAAATTTTATAGTACCGGTAGCACCGGATATGTTGATGTGTTGGATGTTGCAGAATGCTTAATAAAACTATTGAAAAGTGATATTGTCAACGAACGTTTTATATTAAATTCTGAACAGATGAAGTATAGGGATATTTTCGATGAAATTGCAGAAAACTTAAATAAACCAAAACCACACATAAAGGTTACCCCTTTTTTAAAAGAAGTCGCATGGCGTGTAGAATGGCTTAAATCCATTTTCACTAATAAAAGCCCATTAGTGACTAAAGAAACAGCAAATACAGCTATGAAAAACAAAAGCTTTTCTAACCAAAAAATAGTAACCGCATTGAATTATACATTTATACCTATATCAAATAGTATCAAAAGATATAGCAAATGGTTCTTAGACGAACACACTAATTCTTAG
- a CDS encoding dihydroorotase, whose product MSSTLIRNANLINEGQIIQADLLIKEGVIAKIATSIDEQADHVIDAKGKYLMPGVIDDQVHFREPGLTHKAELYTESKAAVAGGITSFMEMPNTKPQTLTQELLEQKYQRAKEVSLANYSFFMGASNDNLEEVLKTDPKTVGAIKIFMGSSTGNMLVDDKSVLENIFEKSKMLIAVHCEDEATIQKNTAHYKSIYGEDVPIELHPKIRSDEACYKSSSMAIELAKKHNTRLHVFHLSTAKEMELFRNDIPLEEKRITAEVCIHHLWFDDSQYAEKGTHIKWNPAVKSASDRDAVFEALLNDRIDVIATDHAPHTLEEKNNTYFNAPSGGPLVQHALVAMLEFYHQGKISLEKIVEKMCHAPAICFQVQGRGFLREGYAADLVLIDLDSEWQVQKENILYKCAWSPFEGTTFKSRVSHTFVNGHLAYYESQFDESIKGQRLLFDR is encoded by the coding sequence ATGTCAAGCACTTTAATTCGAAATGCTAATTTGATTAATGAGGGTCAGATTATTCAAGCAGACCTATTAATCAAAGAAGGTGTAATTGCCAAAATAGCAACATCGATTGATGAACAAGCCGATCACGTCATAGATGCAAAGGGTAAATACCTTATGCCTGGTGTTATTGACGATCAGGTTCACTTTAGAGAGCCTGGCCTGACTCATAAAGCAGAATTATATACTGAATCTAAAGCAGCTGTGGCTGGTGGTATCACTTCCTTTATGGAAATGCCAAATACTAAGCCACAGACCCTTACCCAAGAACTTTTAGAACAGAAATACCAAAGAGCTAAAGAAGTATCACTAGCTAATTACTCCTTTTTTATGGGTGCTTCTAATGATAATTTGGAAGAAGTTTTAAAAACTGACCCAAAGACTGTTGGTGCAATCAAAATATTTATGGGTTCATCAACGGGAAACATGCTAGTAGATGACAAAAGTGTCTTAGAGAATATTTTCGAAAAATCGAAAATGTTAATAGCAGTTCATTGTGAAGATGAAGCTACCATACAAAAAAACACAGCTCATTATAAATCCATTTATGGTGAAGATGTTCCCATTGAACTTCATCCAAAGATAAGAAGCGATGAGGCATGTTATAAATCGTCTTCAATGGCAATAGAATTGGCCAAAAAGCACAATACTCGACTTCATGTATTTCACCTGTCGACGGCAAAAGAGATGGAACTGTTTAGAAACGACATTCCGTTAGAAGAAAAACGCATAACCGCTGAAGTATGTATTCATCATTTATGGTTTGACGATAGCCAATATGCCGAAAAAGGAACGCATATCAAGTGGAACCCTGCGGTGAAAAGTGCTTCTGATAGAGATGCTGTATTTGAGGCTCTTTTAAATGATCGGATAGATGTTATTGCTACTGACCATGCACCGCATACATTAGAAGAAAAGAATAACACTTACTTTAACGCTCCCTCGGGAGGCCCCCTTGTTCAACACGCTTTAGTCGCAATGTTGGAATTTTATCATCAAGGCAAAATAAGTTTAGAAAAAATTGTAGAAAAAATGTGCCATGCACCTGCTATCTGTTTTCAAGTTCAAGGTAGGGGTTTTTTAAGAGAAGGCTACGCCGCCGATTTAGTGCTTATTGATCTTGATAGTGAGTGGCAAGTACAAAAAGAAAACATACTCTATAAATGTGCTTGGTCGCCTTTTGAAGGGACAACGTTTAAATCTAGAGTTAGCCATACTTTTGTTAATGGACATTTAGCCTATTATGAAAGTCAATTTGATGAATCTATAAAAGGGCAAAGATTACTATTTGATAGATAA
- a CDS encoding polyprenol monophosphomannose synthase, translating into MSDSLVIIPTYNEKENIERIVRKVFSLSHSFDILIVDDGSPDGTADIIKNLQKEFNGLYIQERSGKLGLGTAYIHGFKWALKKDYQFIFEMDADFSHDPDDLLRLYDACKNNGKDLAIGSRYTNGVNIVNWPMSRLLMSFFASKYVKFITGLPVNDSTAGFICYRRQVLEIIDLANIRFVGYAFQIEMKFKTWKSGFDIFEVPVIFTDRKEGHSKMDTSIFFEAFIGVIQLKIISLFTKFKQKS; encoded by the coding sequence ATGTCAGATAGTTTAGTCATAATACCTACTTACAACGAAAAGGAAAATATTGAGCGAATAGTTCGAAAAGTTTTTTCGCTTAGTCACTCGTTTGATATTTTAATAGTTGATGATGGCTCACCTGACGGCACTGCTGATATTATTAAAAACCTTCAAAAAGAATTTAATGGACTTTACATACAAGAGCGTAGTGGTAAGTTAGGTCTAGGGACTGCTTATATTCATGGTTTTAAATGGGCTTTAAAAAAAGACTATCAGTTTATTTTTGAGATGGATGCCGATTTCTCGCATGATCCGGATGATTTGTTACGATTGTACGATGCTTGTAAAAACAATGGTAAAGATTTAGCTATAGGTTCACGCTATACTAACGGTGTTAATATTGTGAACTGGCCAATGAGTAGATTGTTGATGTCATTTTTTGCTTCAAAGTATGTCAAATTTATAACAGGCCTTCCTGTGAATGACTCTACTGCAGGTTTTATTTGCTACAGACGTCAAGTTTTAGAAATTATCGATTTAGCAAATATTAGGTTTGTAGGTTATGCCTTTCAAATAGAAATGAAATTCAAAACATGGAAGTCTGGCTTTGATATATTTGAAGTGCCTGTAATTTTTACGGATAGAAAAGAAGGTCATTCAAAAATGGACACCTCTATTTTCTTTGAAGCGTTCATTGGAGTTATACAATTGAAAATTATCAGTTTATTTACCAAATTCAAACAAAAGTCATAG
- a CDS encoding gliding motility-associated C-terminal domain-containing protein: MKKPLIVFIALIAFTTLSAQNLVPNASFEEFDSTFVLPGPYYLNQSFGIYDYWNSIYTADFYYTDNYWIFDSMPEGLFDSLSTNVYLGADSCFLCAPYNNFGYRTPRTGNGYTGIRAYIGALGHNYIEFIKVELNEPLIKGKLYQISFYTCPSTQNPFALNSLGAYITTNEVNDYNNLPAQVLSEDTISDTSEWTEVKGLYRANGDENHITIGNFDTETEFNDPFFNVRLSCLYYFLEDVSFFPYSNITDTTMCEGDTLILSPKRQDNVTCLWQDGSTDTLFYAYEEGTYWMKQSYYWQETSTTVNHYDTIYVSFKSLDDLLPTDLGNDTSICPGENLIFTATNSNVNYQWSNGANTNQFTTNQSGMVWLKEYNECEMIADSIKISHIEKLFLELGSDTIMCYNDSHTLQVKCPNVNILWNDGSTNNNYEVNNEGLYYVTISNQCESISDSIRFSHYPRLNLNLGEDVLLCKDDTINFEMNTNVSNENAHYLWQDGSQNPSYTFKDLGEYWVKISSNCETLIDSLVIRYFCECEVFIPNSFTPNHDQHNDYFLTKQNCGYDSFHLQIFNRWGELIFETYNPKEYWDGKYKGKMCPIGVYTYKLILQFEEGYKKIKRKTGTILLAQ, from the coding sequence GTGAAAAAGCCCTTAATTGTATTTATAGCACTCATTGCATTTACTACCCTTTCAGCACAAAACCTAGTGCCTAATGCTAGCTTTGAGGAATTTGATAGCACTTTTGTTTTACCTGGCCCCTATTACCTCAATCAATCTTTTGGAATTTATGACTACTGGAATAGTATATATACAGCTGACTTCTATTACACCGATAATTATTGGATTTTCGATAGTATGCCTGAAGGTCTCTTTGATAGCTTATCTACAAACGTATATTTAGGTGCCGACTCTTGTTTCCTCTGCGCTCCTTACAACAACTTCGGTTACAGAACACCCCGTACGGGCAATGGATATACAGGTATAAGAGCCTACATTGGAGCGCTGGGACATAACTACATAGAATTTATAAAAGTAGAGCTGAATGAACCACTTATAAAGGGTAAGCTATATCAAATCTCATTTTATACTTGCCCCTCAACCCAAAATCCTTTTGCACTAAACTCCTTAGGGGCATACATCACTACTAACGAAGTCAACGACTATAATAATTTACCTGCACAAGTTCTTTCAGAAGACACAATTTCAGACACCTCAGAATGGACTGAAGTAAAAGGACTATATCGAGCCAATGGAGATGAAAACCATATTACTATTGGAAATTTTGATACTGAAACTGAATTTAACGACCCTTTTTTTAATGTAAGGCTCAGCTGTCTATATTACTTCTTAGAAGATGTTTCGTTTTTTCCCTATTCTAACATCACAGACACAACAATGTGTGAAGGTGATACTTTAATACTAAGTCCAAAAAGACAAGATAATGTCACATGCCTTTGGCAAGACGGCTCAACAGATACACTTTTTTATGCCTATGAAGAAGGCACATATTGGATGAAACAAAGCTATTATTGGCAAGAAACGTCAACAACAGTTAATCATTACGACACGATTTATGTAAGCTTCAAATCTCTTGATGATTTATTACCCACCGATTTAGGTAATGACACTTCTATTTGTCCGGGCGAAAACTTAATCTTTACAGCAACAAATTCAAATGTAAATTACCAGTGGAGCAATGGGGCAAACACTAATCAGTTTACTACCAATCAAAGTGGTATGGTATGGCTGAAAGAATACAATGAATGCGAAATGATTGCAGATAGCATAAAAATAAGTCACATAGAAAAGTTGTTTCTAGAATTGGGCTCAGATACAATTATGTGCTATAACGATTCGCATACCTTACAAGTTAAATGCCCTAATGTAAACATCCTTTGGAATGATGGGAGTACAAACAACAATTATGAAGTAAATAATGAGGGCTTGTATTATGTGACCATAAGTAACCAATGCGAAAGCATCAGTGATAGTATTAGGTTTAGTCATTATCCTCGCTTGAATTTGAACCTAGGTGAAGATGTTTTGTTATGTAAGGATGATACGATTAACTTTGAAATGAATACTAATGTAAGCAATGAAAATGCGCATTACTTATGGCAAGACGGTTCACAGAATCCAAGTTATACTTTTAAAGATTTAGGAGAATATTGGGTGAAAATCTCCTCCAACTGTGAAACGCTAATAGATAGCTTAGTAATCCGATACTTTTGTGAGTGTGAGGTTTTTATCCCTAATAGCTTTACACCAAACCACGATCAACACAACGATTATTTCTTAACGAAACAAAACTGTGGTTACGATTCATTTCATTTGCAGATATTTAACCGATGGGGAGAATTAATATTCGAAACCTACAATCCTAAGGAATATTGGGACGGAAAATATAAAGGCAAAATGTGCCCCATTGGAGTCTACACCTATAAGCTCATCTTACAATTTGAGGAAGGTTACAAAAAAATTAAACGAAAAACAGGCACAATACTATTGGCTCAGTGA
- a CDS encoding DUF4296 domain-containing protein, with protein MKNLILIVVVTILFSCSNPVEFNSKGVISADEMVKILTSRQLVVSELNTFQYQGSFSENHVDSLLASSYVTLGYSEEDFKTSWDYYTSNGSEDLLLIYDKVLQELQLLEEKSKN; from the coding sequence ATGAAAAATTTAATTTTGATTGTTGTTGTTACGATCTTATTCTCTTGTTCTAATCCAGTAGAATTTAATTCAAAAGGTGTTATCTCGGCAGATGAAATGGTGAAAATATTGACTAGCAGACAGCTCGTTGTTTCTGAGTTAAATACATTTCAATATCAAGGGAGTTTTTCAGAGAATCATGTAGATTCTTTACTAGCAAGTTCCTATGTGACATTAGGCTATTCAGAGGAGGATTTCAAAACAAGTTGGGATTATTATACCAGCAACGGCAGTGAAGACCTTCTTTTGATTTATGATAAGGTGTTGCAAGAATTACAGTTATTGGAGGAGAAGTCTAAGAATTAG